Proteins from one Sarcophilus harrisii chromosome 2, mSarHar1.11, whole genome shotgun sequence genomic window:
- the LOC100924535 gene encoding olfactory receptor 1361-like: MGNQTSTSEFLLLAFSNHQEYLFPLFLVLYLAALLGNLLILVAVGSDSRLHTPMYVLLVNLSLADLCFTSTTVPRLLYALLTGDQTITHSACLSQVFFFLMAGNVDSYVLAAMAWDRYVAICKPLHYATVVTLPRCMVLLGAVWVGTALHSLLHTVLIAGLTFCTNRALPYFYCDVHPLLHLACSDTSLNYMTAIVEGGSVIILPAICIMASYAFIGAAVCQIRAPGGFRKAFSTCGSHLTVVILFYGTVVGVYLQPPSQVKDQKEARDLAATIMFSVVAPTLNPYIYSLQNREIKAALTKLFMES; the protein is encoded by the coding sequence ATGGGAAATCAGACCAGCACTTCTGAGTTCCTCCTCCTGGCTTTCTCCAATCACCAAGAATACCTGTTCCCTCTGTTCCTGGTCCTATACCTAGCAGCCCTCCTGGGGAATCTGCTGATCCTTGTTGCTGTTGGCTCAGACTCACGCCTCCATACACCCATGTATGTGCTCCTGGTTAACCTATCCCTAGCAGATCTGTGCTTTACCTCTACTACAGTGCCCAGGCTTCTCTATGCCCTGCTGACAGGGGACCAGACCATCACTCATTCAGCCTGCCTGTCCCAagtcttctttttcttgatgGCAGGCAATGTGGATAGCTACGTGTTAGCTGCCATGGCATGGGACCGATATGTAGCCATATGCAAACCACTGCACTATGCTACTGTGGTGACCCTGCCACGATGTATGGTGCTCCTGGGGGCTGTGTGGGTGGGCACAGCCCTGCACTCCTTGCTCCACACAGTCCTCATTGCTGGTCTTACCTTCTGTACCAATCGTGCTCTTCCATATTTCTACTGTGATGTTCATCCTTTGCTACATCTTGCCTGCTCTGACACTTCCCTCAACTACATGACAGCTATAGTTGAAGGTGGTTCTGTAATCATTTTGCCTGCTATTTGCATTATGGCCTCTTATGCCTTCATTGGAGCTGCTGTTTGTCAGATCCGAGCCCCTGGGGGTTTCCGCAAGGCATTTTCCACCTGTGGATCCCATTTAACTGTAGTAATTCTTTTCTATGGCACTGTAGTGGGGGTCTACTTGCAGCCCCCAAGCCAAGTTAAGGACCAAAAGGAAGCCCGAGATCTTGCAGCCACAATCATGTTCTCTGTGGTGGCTCCAACACTAAACCCCTACATCTATAGTCTGCagaacagagaaattaaagcagCTTTGACAAAGTTGTTTATGGAGAGTTAG